A region from the Nostoc sp. HK-01 genome encodes:
- a CDS encoding ABC transporter-related protein → MSQNRQIAVEFRDVSFSRNRRNLVSNLNFSIYQGEALILLGRSGSGKTTTMKLINRLFTPTKGEVIFDSIPTNQWDEIKLRRKIGYVIQETGLFPHFTVERNVGLVPSLEGWKPKQIKTRVYELLQSVGLDPVQFAGRYPHELSGGQRQRVGVARALAADPPVLLMDEPFGALDPITRLELQQEFRRLQQELGKTVVFVTHDIQEAFVLASRIGLMYDGELVVLGTKEEFLRSQHPESLAFLECLRSLQDNL, encoded by the coding sequence GAATTCCGCGATGTCAGCTTTAGCCGCAACCGTCGCAATTTAGTATCTAATCTAAATTTTTCTATCTATCAAGGAGAAGCTTTAATCTTACTTGGACGTAGCGGTAGCGGCAAAACCACGACAATGAAGTTAATTAATCGTCTTTTTACACCTACAAAAGGTGAGGTAATTTTTGATAGCATCCCGACAAATCAATGGGACGAAATTAAACTACGACGGAAGATTGGTTATGTAATTCAAGAAACTGGTTTATTTCCCCATTTCACTGTAGAACGCAATGTGGGTTTAGTTCCCAGTTTAGAAGGTTGGAAACCAAAACAAATCAAAACACGAGTTTATGAATTGTTGCAATCGGTAGGTTTAGATCCTGTACAGTTTGCTGGGCGTTATCCTCACGAACTTTCCGGGGGACAAAGGCAAAGGGTAGGTGTAGCGAGGGCGTTAGCAGCAGATCCCCCAGTTTTGTTAATGGATGAACCCTTTGGCGCACTTGATCCAATTACGCGTTTAGAATTGCAGCAGGAGTTTCGGCGGTTACAGCAAGAACTCGGTAAGACAGTAGTTTTTGTCACTCACGATATTCAAGAAGCTTTTGTTTTAGCGTCTAGAATCGGTTTGATGTATGACGGAGAACTGGTAGTATTGGGTACAAAGGAGGAATTTCTGCGATCGCAACATCCAGAAAGCCTAGCATTTCTTGAATGTCTGCGTTCTCTGCAAGACAATTTATGA